From Paenibacillus segetis, one genomic window encodes:
- a CDS encoding NUDIX hydrolase, which produces MEFYNGDISNGEIEIQSTEKKYGTPYFDFYQDKVIFPNEQKGEYTRIEPRSEGVAILPINSDGQIVLIRSFRHAIRSFSIEVPRGFMNKAESPAQAAMRELKEEINVSAADFIYMGSTHPENSIMNSQVHQYFAHNIIWNSSNENHSDGGAIDTTLFITKEDFNKMILNHEINDAYTLGLYAKAIAFGYL; this is translated from the coding sequence ATGGAATTCTATAATGGTGACATCTCGAATGGTGAGATTGAAATACAAAGCACGGAGAAAAAGTATGGTACGCCCTATTTTGATTTTTATCAGGACAAGGTTATTTTCCCAAATGAACAAAAAGGGGAATATACAAGGATTGAACCTCGTTCAGAAGGGGTTGCAATATTACCTATAAATTCTGATGGACAAATTGTATTGATCAGATCATTTCGACATGCTATACGATCATTTTCTATTGAGGTTCCTCGAGGATTTATGAATAAAGCTGAAAGCCCCGCACAGGCAGCAATGCGGGAGCTAAAAGAAGAAATTAACGTTTCAGCGGCGGATTTCATTTACATGGGAAGTACTCACCCGGAAAATTCCATAATGAATTCGCAAGTTCATCAATACTTTGCTCACAATATTATCTGGAATTCGTCAAATGAGAATCACTCAGATGGTGGAGCAATTGATACAACACTATTCATAACAAAAGAAGATTTCAATAAAATGATCCTAAATCATGAGATTAATGATGCATACACCCTCGGTCTATATGCAAAAGCTATCGCGTTTGGATATTTATAA
- a CDS encoding polysaccharide deacetylase family protein, translating to MSKKLIINCDDFGQSPAMNQAIMHILEEGKASSATIMAVAPGFEEAAAWSARRRKQNVGLHLTMTSEFEALRWSSLTGHSSLHDESGHQYKTVKEFEQGAESRAVQKEMNAQYERAKKAGITISHVDNHMGSLYGIETGRSFLPQMFRKVSRWRLPARFFRNIYAEDPLLGSLSNIERPVALASALADTFGVPIPDYLLSHPFGLQEGETYDSFKQSIIDKLYRLPDGVCETYIHPGIEDPWMLENIPHWEKRVWESRLPFDDDFSYAIRDADVELVDYRYVQEHLRRPRVRSAFKLLRELIR from the coding sequence ATGAGCAAAAAATTAATCATCAACTGTGATGATTTTGGGCAAAGCCCCGCTATGAATCAGGCGATCATGCATATACTCGAAGAGGGTAAAGCATCGTCTGCGACGATCATGGCGGTGGCTCCAGGTTTTGAAGAGGCTGCGGCTTGGAGTGCTCGTAGGCGTAAGCAAAATGTGGGGCTTCATTTAACGATGACAAGTGAGTTTGAGGCCTTGAGGTGGAGTAGCTTAACGGGTCATTCTTCACTGCATGATGAGAGTGGCCATCAATATAAGACGGTGAAGGAATTCGAACAGGGGGCGGAAAGTCGAGCAGTTCAGAAAGAGATGAACGCACAATATGAGCGAGCGAAGAAAGCGGGTATTACGATTAGTCATGTCGATAACCATATGGGAAGCCTATATGGGATAGAGACAGGACGTAGCTTCCTTCCGCAGATGTTCAGGAAAGTATCACGCTGGAGATTACCCGCGAGATTCTTCCGTAACATCTATGCTGAGGATCCACTTCTGGGCTCGTTGAGTAATATTGAACGTCCAGTAGCACTTGCTTCCGCCCTCGCAGATACGTTTGGAGTGCCGATTCCAGACTACCTGTTGTCGCATCCCTTTGGCTTACAAGAAGGGGAGACCTATGATAGCTTCAAACAGTCGATTATCGACAAGCTTTATAGACTCCCTGATGGTGTATGTGAAACCTATATTCATCCGGGGATTGAAGATCCGTGGATGTTAGAGAATATACCGCATTGGGAGAAGCGGGTATGGGAGTCCCGCTTGCCCTTTGACGACGATTTTTCCTATGCAATACGTGATGCTGATGTTGAATTAGTTGACTACCGGTATGTGCAGGAGCATCTAAGACGTCCGCGTGTAAGATCAGCATTCAAGTTGCTTAGGGAGCTGATAAGGTGA
- a CDS encoding methyl-accepting chemotaxis protein — MRKLDSLKVKLTAIFLVLAIIPLAIVTFILLSQFSSTLESQTNGERERMATFEAKSIDDWLTEQIATVEKMLQENPEMSKGNLSYIMPQLKVMTQSAPNIDVISYVDKNGYVTSTQGEEVDGSKFENIIAVQESKKLVISNIVQDDVTKKYKIYFDVPILNEQGEFVGAIQPEIDASKLMNLISGIKTGEKSYGFLLSNDGTYLAHPDSNKIGRSYQDKELSAPEKIEAFQKSVFQHNGGSLAYPEKGEWKEAAFYTIETTGWKLLVTAPQDEVHHTVDKMRENAFIIIFISLICVAILAVFMSLITLRPLLQISNVMRKVTTGDLTQHLKVKGQDEMEQLKQDINNMLASFALMVRKISETTEQVAASSEQLTAIAQESTQTAEQISQSVHFVVQGSDMQVEALGQTNLAMEEMSTGIQKIASSAAVVSESAFVAVEEVDRGNQDIQRAVLQMDQVAKSVEDTAGTIRLLEEKSHAINKTVQLISVVANQTNLLSLNASIEAARAGEHGRGFAVVAGEVKKLAEQTGRATGEISSVINEILQAIDKASSSMNNGIAEVATGVQQVERVGEAFDRITDSIQHVNEQIQEVSAASEQISAGTEEVTASMQEVLGIVKEAATQLNTVSQSVTDQYRSMEEISNSSESLSQMAGELQEMVGKFKV, encoded by the coding sequence TTGAGAAAATTAGATTCATTGAAAGTAAAGCTGACAGCCATTTTTCTTGTGTTAGCCATTATTCCACTAGCAATTGTGACCTTCATCTTGTTATCGCAATTTAGTTCTACTTTAGAATCGCAGACTAACGGTGAACGTGAGCGTATGGCTACTTTTGAGGCAAAGTCTATTGACGATTGGTTGACAGAACAAATTGCAACGGTTGAAAAAATGCTACAAGAGAATCCTGAAATGAGCAAAGGTAATCTCTCTTATATCATGCCTCAATTGAAGGTTATGACACAGAGTGCGCCTAACATTGACGTTATTTCATATGTCGATAAGAACGGATATGTGACGAGTACCCAAGGGGAAGAAGTCGATGGATCGAAGTTCGAGAATATTATAGCTGTACAAGAGAGTAAAAAATTAGTGATCTCTAATATCGTTCAGGACGATGTTACGAAGAAATATAAGATTTACTTTGATGTCCCCATTTTAAATGAACAAGGTGAATTTGTAGGGGCCATCCAACCGGAGATAGATGCAAGTAAATTAATGAATCTAATAAGTGGAATCAAAACAGGTGAGAAGAGTTATGGCTTTCTATTATCTAATGACGGCACCTATCTAGCCCATCCTGACAGTAACAAGATTGGGAGAAGTTATCAGGATAAGGAGCTATCCGCCCCTGAAAAGATAGAAGCTTTCCAAAAAAGTGTGTTTCAGCATAATGGTGGTAGTTTAGCGTACCCGGAAAAGGGTGAGTGGAAAGAAGCCGCCTTCTATACGATAGAAACGACGGGCTGGAAGTTACTTGTGACAGCTCCCCAAGATGAAGTGCACCATACGGTAGATAAAATGAGAGAGAATGCCTTCATCATTATATTCATCTCACTTATTTGCGTAGCTATCCTAGCTGTATTCATGTCATTGATTACCCTACGTCCTCTGCTGCAGATTTCGAATGTGATGCGGAAAGTAACAACAGGGGATCTAACCCAGCATTTGAAGGTAAAAGGGCAAGATGAAATGGAACAGCTCAAACAGGATATCAATAATATGTTGGCATCCTTTGCACTTATGGTTCGTAAAATATCGGAAACGACAGAGCAAGTAGCTGCTTCATCTGAACAATTGACGGCGATTGCACAAGAATCAACACAAACTGCGGAGCAGATCTCCCAGTCGGTTCATTTTGTTGTACAAGGCTCGGATATGCAGGTTGAGGCATTGGGCCAAACGAACCTCGCGATGGAGGAAATGTCGACAGGAATTCAGAAAATTGCTAGTTCGGCTGCGGTTGTTTCAGAATCGGCTTTTGTAGCTGTAGAGGAAGTTGATCGTGGTAATCAGGATATTCAAAGAGCTGTTCTTCAAATGGATCAAGTCGCAAAGTCGGTTGAGGACACAGCTGGAACGATTCGCTTACTGGAAGAGAAGTCACATGCCATTAACAAAACAGTTCAGCTCATATCCGTTGTTGCTAATCAAACGAATTTATTGTCGCTGAATGCTTCTATTGAAGCGGCAAGAGCTGGTGAACATGGCCGGGGCTTTGCGGTAGTGGCAGGGGAAGTGAAGAAATTAGCGGAGCAAACGGGGCGTGCAACGGGTGAGATTTCCAGCGTAATTAATGAAATTTTGCAAGCGATCGACAAAGCCTCAAGCTCTATGAATAATGGCATTGCTGAAGTTGCTACAGGAGTACAGCAGGTGGAAAGAGTGGGAGAAGCATTTGATAGAATTACTGATTCCATTCAACATGTAAATGAGCAGATTCAAGAGGTTTCTGCCGCTTCGGAACAAATATCTGCCGGAACAGAAGAAGTGACTGCTTCTATGCAAGAGGTTCTAGGTATTGTGAAAGAAGCTGCAACACAATTAAATACGGTATCCCAATCGGTTACCGATCAATATCGTTCTATGGAAGAGATATCGAACTCATCTGAGTCACTTAGTCAAATGGCGGGGGAACTTCAAGAAATGGTAGGCAAGTTTAAGGTGTAA
- a CDS encoding MFS transporter, with amino-acid sequence MFAMMVPSQAFSSFYSYFYVEKLGLGIGLATLARTIFLIWDAVNNPLFGYWSDRTNTRFGRRRPWVFGSIPLFMLTFILVFSPPGGLSENGLFTWFLVTLVLYEAVATVLWVNYGALFPELFRGDRIRAKASAIQQGYQVVALLIATVVAPIIYTALGFSNMAIVFACVFGIFMFICMMSVKEKREPEAGEPLKLVAAFKETLKNKKFWVFNFSNSFAQTVNGLVSSIMPFYAKYVLRISEAQVSIMLAAVFISVIPLVFVWYWIIRKMDGVKAWRLSLIVYGLAVIPFWFSSNLVSGIVAGIVFGFGLAGFFVTPAIVGGRIIDEDADKTGLRREGIYTAVSGFITRSSGLISALAFFVVGMIFGYESGDNPGPDPASTFRYLMSIVPLCLLAIAVFISYTVKFDFLANKRGDHDHEQKINHQL; translated from the coding sequence ATGTTCGCAATGATGGTTCCCAGTCAGGCATTCAGTTCATTTTATAGCTATTTTTATGTGGAGAAGTTAGGTCTTGGGATTGGACTTGCTACACTGGCCCGGACCATCTTCCTCATCTGGGATGCGGTGAATAATCCGTTATTCGGGTACTGGTCGGATCGAACGAATACCCGCTTTGGACGCCGTAGGCCTTGGGTATTTGGGTCAATTCCGCTATTTATGCTAACTTTCATACTTGTATTTTCACCTCCAGGGGGTTTATCGGAAAATGGACTATTCACCTGGTTTCTAGTAACACTTGTTCTATATGAGGCGGTTGCAACCGTCCTATGGGTGAACTACGGCGCTTTATTCCCAGAACTCTTCCGTGGGGATCGTATCCGTGCCAAAGCCTCTGCAATTCAACAGGGCTACCAGGTTGTAGCTCTACTTATTGCAACCGTAGTGGCTCCTATTATTTACACCGCACTGGGCTTTTCCAATATGGCCATTGTGTTTGCATGTGTCTTTGGTATATTTATGTTCATTTGTATGATGAGCGTCAAAGAGAAAAGAGAACCTGAAGCTGGCGAGCCGCTTAAGCTGGTTGCAGCCTTCAAGGAGACATTGAAGAATAAAAAATTCTGGGTGTTCAACTTCTCGAATTCATTTGCCCAGACCGTGAATGGACTTGTTAGCTCAATCATGCCTTTTTACGCCAAATATGTCCTACGTATCTCAGAAGCACAGGTATCCATCATGTTGGCGGCTGTCTTCATTTCGGTCATTCCATTAGTGTTCGTATGGTACTGGATCATTCGCAAAATGGATGGGGTCAAAGCATGGCGATTGTCTCTTATCGTGTACGGCTTAGCTGTAATTCCGTTCTGGTTTAGTAGTAATCTGGTCAGCGGTATTGTAGCAGGCATTGTTTTTGGCTTTGGATTGGCAGGGTTCTTTGTTACTCCAGCAATCGTAGGCGGACGGATTATAGATGAGGACGCAGACAAAACAGGGTTAAGAAGAGAGGGTATTTATACTGCCGTCAGCGGATTTATTACACGTTCAAGTGGACTTATCTCGGCGCTTGCCTTCTTCGTTGTAGGCATGATATTCGGTTATGAAAGCGGAGATAACCCGGGTCCAGACCCAGCATCGACGTTTCGGTATTTAATGAGTATTGTACCCTTATGTTTATTAGCAATAGCTGTATTTATTTCTTATACGGTCAAGTTTGATTTCTTGGCTAATAAGCGAGGTGACCATGATCATGAGCAAAAAATTAATCATCAACTGTGA